GGCTTAAATATACATCAGCCGTTTTTGTGAAATATACAACTCCATTTATTGCATGTGTTGATGTGTATTTGTATATGTTGAATGTTTTTTTGTGGAAAGGAAGTCGATATAGAAAAAAAGACTACAAACATAGATAATCAACTGGCAATTCAAATCTCAAAACGAAGTGAAGATTTAACGCAGATCTGATATTTGTGACGTTACATCTGCAATATCGCAATTTTGAGATTTTGCAACTGCTACTGCAACCGCAACAGATGCCACATTGATTCCCTGATGGTGACAGATACTCTTCTAACGAAGTTAAAAATCAACGTACCAAATTTCCAACATCAACAGAAGGTCAGATGTAGGTTTCATAACACTATTCCTAAATCGAGAAATGTATTACCAAGAAAATTAATCAAGAGTCAAAATGACCATTTTAAAAATCAATCATGCGTCAGTTGCGAGGTATTTTTTTCCTTCTTGGTTTTCATTCATAAAGTAATTGGATAACATAATGGTGAGTAGTAATCAGACAGAATTATTTGGTCCTATTAACAATAAGAACATGAACCAAAGgctgccttacgcttaactcacTTATAATTCATACGCTTGTTTACCAGTCAATGATTTGCATGTAAGAGAACCATggaatataatactccctccgtaccacaccaaaggtaacacttactataaacggacgtaccacaccaaaggtaacattccttatttggcccacaacattaccaagttatccttatatccatttgatatttacacaaaatgccattacataccccaccaaccaacccacaattacataccccacctacttTTTCCCTCCTTATccttactttttccaccttttcttaaatactccatttttccctacgttacctttggtgtggtacggagggagtatataactgCCAGATACTTTGGTCTTAAAACTTTTGACATGAGCGCTAAGCATAACCACAAACACCTAAACATTTTTAAAATACGCTCTTGGGGGTGCTAACATGTGTTAGCAATTTTCATATATAATAGACTAAACACCACTCTTTGGATCAAGACCTCTAGTAGAAGTATTTATTTTCCCTTTGGTTCTCTCGAGTCCCCTCAAAATCTCCAGAAAGTTAAGCTTAAGCTTCATAAACAGAATTCATTTCATTATGGCGTGAATTTGGACGCAGATCTTCACCAACcatacaataaaaaaaattaacattGAAATTATCAAAAAGCACCTTTGACAATGATCCAGATGACGCTCTATCTCCTTCCAAAGCTTTTCCACTTTTTCCACTAGCTACATCAGCAAAGGATCTAACAAAGCCGGGGCCATATGAATCCCCAAAAGTTTCGAGGTCATGTGAATCCAACACCTCGTTCTCATCAGCACACCCACTATCATCAAATCCCCTAAAGACTGATGAATACTTGGTTTCCTCATCAATATCAATGTTCGCCGGGAGATACGCACCTCTTTCCTGGAAGAACAGAGAAAAGGTTCTCATCGTGGTGAATACTAGAAACTCAAGACTTGCGATAGCTACTTTTTGAGCAACTCACCTCTGCCAAATGAAGATCCTGGGTTTCCTCACCCTCAATCTCTCTAGCTATTCTCTTAGCTTCCGCCTCCAGCTCCCTCATTCGAGGACCCTTCTCAAGTTTTGTTGTATAGAGTTCCTCGTTAAATGTACTTCTTACGCCAAAAAGTGACTCATTAACTTTAAATTGATCCCAGCTCTTTCTGAAAATTCAAGTAAATATCTCTGTCAGAAAGATAAACAGCAATCAAGTTAACCTATAGAAACCAAAGGCTGGGTATCTACAATTTCTAACTACAAGACTATTCATGACCACAAAAGTTTGAAAACCAATAACTGAGGAGAAAAGGGTAAAAGCTAGATACAGTAGTTACTATAACAACCTAGTCCAAGGGGAATCAAATATATTTTCCAACTCAGGGCGCTGTGGAGCATCCTCATCTGGCACCCAGCGTTCCAACTCTCTTCCAGCACCAACATGGCGAGATTGAGATATGTAGGAATCAATCATAATATCCTGCTGACTTTCTCCTTGAGGCTCACTTGATAAACCATCACAAGTAATAGGCACATCCTGAAAGAAACAACCCTTCTGATGATGAGATTTATGTCTGCCCTGACTGTTAATAGACTATGACACTGACCAAATTAATCAACAGCATAATTTACGGAAATACTAAGACTAACGATTCCTGACTTCACTGACGCAGTTTTTTGACATTGTATGTATAAAGCCTTGAGGGAAAGGAGGGAATTTGTACGACCTTAGCTATAACTTGCACAAGTTCATGAGCTGGTATTATAAGAGTTTTTGTTGGAGCCTTGCTGACTGAATCAGTACCCGATTTGTGTCCTCTAAAAGATACATCTTTTAACAAGCGAGCCATTTTTAAGATAATACCTGTGAATAAAAGCAAATGTGCGAACTAATAAGATGTTCATAGAGATACAGAATTTGGTACAAAACTAAAACAATAACCAGCATCATGATTTTATAATAATTTTTGAAAAACATAAATAATGGTGATAAATTTCATTATCTATAAGACATACCAAAATTTTTATCAGCATTTGTCGCATGAAAAATTCCAGTGTATACAGATCCATTTTTAACCTGAACATCTACATGATGTCCTATAAGACAGGTAGTCAAATACACGAGCCGGTCTCTCGAGGAACTTTCAGGCCCAGAATCTTTATTGATACTTGGGATACCTTCAGTCAAAAGTACAATTATTAGGAAACCACAGAGAAAAAAATGATAAACAACTAATTATCGGTAAGGATTGTACTTTAAGACCGGGTTAGAAGTTCTTCTTAACCAGAGGCTCTAGGAACTAAAAAGTAGAAAGACAATTTATCACCCCTAACTAAAATTCCCACCGTTTCTAAGGGCCTAGTTTGTGTAGGTGAGAGGTTCCATGATAGGTTCAACAACCCATTTTAGCCATGTTTGTTTCGATCACAAGAAGAGAATAAAAAAGACAGAAAGCAACACGGCATTGGGATCAAAGATCTTCACCTGCACCGACAACTCTATTGGGATTTGATTTCCCTGTCTGGAACTTATTATCCACCCGACTGCTGGGATCAAATTTGTGCCTGCCAAAACCATTGGCAGAAGATCTGGGTTGTGCAGTTTGCTTCATATTCATGTTAAGAAGACTTTACCACACAACCTTCCTACAACCCGAGAACCCAATTACAAGCACACACAAGATCTGTAAGTGAATACATTATAAACGACAAGAGTTAGATTCAAATGAGCTTGTTTAGGAGAGAAGTGAAAGCTCAAGACCACTGCTGGTGTTCATAGCAATATGAATGTTCCGCGTTTACTGATCCGGAAATACAAAAGGCAGCTGCCTGCTTCCCTCAAAGAAGCATTAATTTAGGAAATTCCCAATTACTCCAGCCAATAGAAGGAGAATCATAATAGTAAAAATATAAAGCAACTCGACCACTTATGTACTAATAAACGATATACACACAAAGTCATAGACTCGTTGACGCCCCCTCTCCTGACAAAAAGGTTCAAGACGTTATTCTCAGGGAACACGAGTACACGGCAACAGGGAAATAGATCCAATTATCCCAAGTAGATTCAGATAAAAGACTATAATAGCCACAATGCAGAACAGAAAGCAGCCTCATTAAATAATGAATAAGTCGCGTTGACTACGTCATCGAAGAAAACAACTGTATTAGCTTCATGGAGTGGAAAATAAACCATGAAGTCAACAGTCCACCAGGTATAGCCGTATAGGGAGAACAGTTCATGACACAGATAAAAATGACACAATCACAGTTGACCGCAAAAACCTAGTAAAGATTCTAAACGCAACTCAAAAGAAGGAATGTTGATGGAGCTACACATTTATACTAGAATGATCTAGCCTTTTCAAAACAACGCAAGCATTTCACTCCATAACACTCTTTAAGTTGATCGAGCTACATATTTATACTCGACTCACTCATTCCTACCCATTTCTCAAACAATAACAGTGTTACATTGATGTACTATCAGACACACTTTACACACTCTTTGCCAATCATACATCAACCACCGGATCAACAAATGCATATCCAACAGCCCATACTTCATATAGTACCTTAGGTTTAACCACTAAGCTAAGAGTCCAAGTCGtctttaatattcacacacaattatataatcgGACACAACTTCACTTATTATTAGACTAACTCACTTTATTTTAAAATAAGCAAGTTAATTAACCTCAGCAACGCACGGTCTTTCATTCTAGTATATCATAGAAAACGGGTTGTTTCTATTTCTCACAATCACACATTTCTTTCACACAAAATGACATCCACATAACAGCATTCGCATACAACATTAAAGATTGTTACCTCAAAGCTAAACCATCAAAGTAAAATCCCCTTTTACCTACTCGTAATTACGATACCCTCAAATCCCAGAAAGTCGCAAACTGAATCCCTCAATCTCTCATATTCGACATCCGTATTCCATTTTTTTGCTTTACAAACTTTGTACTGCAATCTAAAAAGTGCATATCGTGTATGCGTATTACGTACTCGAATCGGAGCACACTACAGATTAAGCAAACTATGCATCAACctaggttttatcaatttatcCTGCAGAAAGTTCAATCAACCAATTAAACAGCTCCAATCACGAAACAAGCATCAATTAAACATTCCTCCACAAATGTAACCCTAAATCAAACATAAACCCTAACCTAAtcaaccaaaaccaaaacaaatgactaatcaaaaatcaaaatatcaCTAATCACAAATCATACCTGAAACAAGGACGTTACAGTAAATCAACTAATCCGCGATCTTATTTAGGGTTTACAAAGATTAATTTTGGGGGGAAATCGAGCTACGATTGTTTATAATAGAGCGAGGAAATCGCGAATTGGAAGATCGAGCGACGTGATTCGTTTCGTCGGAAAATCGATACGTTTCGCCGGAAAATGTCGGAGGAGATTACGCCGCCGCGGTAAAAACGGGAGGACAGAGGTAAAAAGTGGTGGCTCGCCGGAGAAATAGGGAGGAGGAGTAATTGATGggttgtgtgtgtaataattgatGCCGTATGTATTTGAGACTTCAGAGTTGGGACTTGAGAGAGTGTGAATGTGTTGATGTGGGAAGATATTCTTGTTTGAGACggattatccgtcttaaatttaagacggaaatttaaGATGGattaaactagttttaaacccgtgcaagaAATGCACGGGTCGTATTGTTGTAGTAGCAGACGCTATCATTGGATACATGAATTAAATAGTTTAGAATTTAAAATGTGTACTCACTATGCTAAATATTTTATTTAGGATATACATTACTTTTTATGAACCTATGGTGGTGAAAGTAATTGGGGGTAAGCTCATGCTCACATATaatgaaaaaatataaaaatactcATTTATCAAGACTACACATATATGGCTGACCATTTACATTTAAATTCCTTTATAATATGTTTATTAAAGTGTCTATTTGGTCGGTCCAATTTTGTATAACTATTAATTATCAGCCTAAGTGTGATCTCGTTTATTAAAATTATTCGATCATTATTAATTATAAAACCCTTTCAATAGTATTAGACACTacataaatacgaattttagttaagtaatttataatttgacgCTATTACTACCCTTCCCTTTCGACTTTCGTTGGCTTTTGTATTAAAACTAAAGGTAAATAATTGACCAAACGAAAAAAAGTATGAAATAATTTAATTACGATTATCATTAAATCGCTACTATAGATAGAACTATGTTACAACCGTTTACGATAGATGTATATAAGAACATATCAACTTGTTAACGCAAATAACATACTCCGTATTAAGTTATCCTTAAATGGCTCAAATACGATACATCGTTTATGATAAATATATATGGAAACATATCAACTTTGTTAACGCAaataaaatactccgtataaAGTTATCCTCAAATGGCTCAAATACAATACACCGTTTATGATAAATGTATATGAGAACATATCAACTTGTTAACGCAAATAAAATACTCTGTATTAAGTTATCCTAAAAGAGATCATATACGATCCAAGAAAATAGTAGGATGATACTCCGTATTATAGAAGCATATACAATTTGGGTTCATAACCAAATCACATACTCCTAGTACTTAGAAAGAGACAAATACGGACTACTATTATATTTTTGCAAACATAATTAATTAACCTAGTTACTTTTATATTTCACCTAGCTCACCATCACTCTCATGCTATCTcacttatttttttattttattttttgttttttaccTTCTTTCACAGATTTAAATTTTCAGCCTGTCAATTAATTCATCTTATATATTCAAAATAATTATCAAAATCCTTAGCCAAAAAATATTCGATCAAGTGAATCTGAAAATTTGTTGATATGAAGTTGAATATTTTCATATTTGATTAAGTGTTCGATGTGATAATGATAAATGTTTTCTTCAGTTTGCTCGACTCATCAATTCGGTAAGAGTACATGCATGTTGTGAATGTCGATTTGTAATATTTTCTGGGATTAATGATAATTTTAGTGTGTTTGTAACTTTTTAGTTTCAATTTGTTTTCGCTAATTAAAGTCGTCtaatattttttttcaaaatatttacttTAAATGCTTTCGCTTTGTTAATTTTCTAAAGAGAGATATTTTTTTCCGTTTTCTGCAATAATTAGTCCAATAAAATTGTATTCAACGTATTTCAAATATTATACTTTGTTAATGTTCTCAAGATTTTCACATTTGTACATAAAGTGAATGATGGATTTTTCtttgaatcattttttttttgcaattttatttcgtttttttttcggaAATCATTTGATGTATAATGTATGGTTTTTAATGTAAGTATAAATATAAAAAGGAATAATAATGAAGAGATGAGAAGTGTAATAGCAAGTCTTAATTAATTCTTTAGACATCATGGGGGACCCCAcataagaaaaaaagaaaaaaaaaaaagccaacaACCAATAGGAATCCTTTAAAAAACCcaacttttatactatgtagatattATACTATTCGTATTTATAAGACGGGTTAAATTTCCGTCTATATAATAAATGGTATaatatttaacctattttaatCATAAGACGGATATATAAAAAACAAAAATTGTATTTTTAGATGCATGAGAAATTGagaataaaatataaataatattattgacaaattaattgatttaaaatttaaaaaataaaaagttgAGACTTATTGGCGCAAGTTGCAAGTGACTTGCTTAAGAATTAAGATTATCCTCATcctcaaaagaaaataaaataaaattaaggtTGTTTATTGATTTAGTAAATTTGATATGCCCAATTTGCAAAAGAGCGGGTGCGGATAATGTCTCTCGACTTAAATCCTCGATAAATTAGTTGGAGAATTCGGTTGAAATATCAATTGGGGCCATTTAACTTTTCAAGAATTTACTTGTTCCTACCTTACTATCTTGACCGAACCTTATaataaaatatactccgtatcagTCAAGTTAGGCTTGAAAGTAATATGTCACTGTCTAAATATATTCAAGTAGCAAGTGTGGATTATCATCCTtcttttaaaatttaaatcgatcTTATATTATACCCAGTATTATAGGGCAGAATAAATGAGTAGCGAAAAATGATAGAATCAGTTAGAGCTGGACGGTCCATCTCACACTAGCCCGACCTGCTAATCAGGCTCATGCTCCCCAGCCCGCTGACCTGCATGGCCCGTACCATCAACTCGGATCGGGATCGAGCTCCACAACGCCCTGTCCACCTGACCCGCCTCCCTTTTTGCCCAACTGGGCTAGTCAGGGGCCACCATATCCCATCCCAACCTGCAGCGTTCGAAACTCCTCCCTACAACCCAGCCCGCCCAGCCTAGCCCGTTTAGCCTGGCCCACTGCTTAGGACTAGATACAGACATAGGGTGTACCATGTGCAAGATAGCCAATATAATATGAGCCATACCCAAAATAAACCGACTAAAATATTAAAGCAAACTCAAAACAATCCGAATCAACTCAAAAACGTGACGCACACAAACTGTCTTGACCTGAACCGTCCCGACTGACCCGTCCCGACTGACCCGTTTACCGGGTCTACCCACAGCCCTGGTAAGTATCATACGGGCCTTCAGAACAGCTGGTATTATATCCGTATAATATCATGTCAGCAACACAGCTAAACTCTGTAACATTATTATTTATCACACATACATTACACACATTCATGTTTGTTGGACTGTTGCATTAATTCATTCATGCGCTTTTCATTCCCTCCACCTCTTTCAATTTCACTTCTTCTCTTCTTATTTCAATTCAACTGAACTACTTCCTGCCATGCCTGCATGTATGTCTTAATCTTCACTTTAAAGATTGTATTTTTATGTTTTATAATCTTAATCATGTTTTGCATgttgtattttatatttttatcatTAGTTTCCTGTTGTCAATATTATATTGTCGGGTTTTCGCTTATGGGCAGTGGCGGAATCAGTATTTGTAGTTAAGGGGCGGAAATTTACGGGGACGAACTAGTAATACAATAAGTTAAACTGGAAAGAAATAAAATTTCATTGTTTCTGGCCATTAGCACCCCTAGTTTCGCCACTGCTGTTGGGTTTGATTTGATCTTGGGAGTATAATAATGGGTATTGTTGATATTTTGAATTAATTTAGGCTTGTTGTGTAAGTTATGATTTTTAAATTTTAAGAATAGGGCTGTTTTCATGCCGAATTTATGTGGAAAAGTTTTAATTTTTCAATGCTTTCTTACGGAAATGTGCAGAAACCCAAAGTCCACGTGAGGTTGTCCACGTTGATATAAGAGGAGAAGAATTAAcactttataaggcaaggggctactccctctattgccaattggttttagggtGGAACCTTCTTGGGCTTGtgttgtggactctttctcctccgttCGGGTGCGGCCCAGacccgttgttgaatttaacacgaaatgagtaaatggttgtacaaTTAGTCTATCTTGTAATGAGCGTAGGattattttttgaaaaattaaTAATCGGTTTAGATAAGTATTTGAGGCTTGAGTAGTAGATCATATTTTCATATGTACGGTTGAAGCTATGGACTCAGTGGCGGAACTAGGGGTGCTAACAGGGGATGGTCACCTCCAAGCAATGAAAATTTTGAAGTTTTTGAGTTAAAATTTGAAGAATTTTGTATTGCTTACCTTATTGACTTATTCCAATAGTTTGTTGCCCTGGAAGTTTTTGCCTGCTTTCCTGTAATTCCTGGTTTCGTTATGGTAAAAACTCTAGAGTTGGTACTTCTTTTCATTTATGGTTGTAATTGGTATCAGTTTTTGGTTAGTTTCAGTGTTTCACTGTTATAAATTGCAATCATGTTGGCTTAAGTATCATATTCCAATTTGAAGATTAACATACGGATTTGATCAAGATAGACTCTTTTGCTAATTGCTTAGTTGTTATCGTCTGTGGAATGGATGTTTTATTCGTTGTACATGTCTTTTTAGAAATTCTATAAATTCGCTTTCATCTGGTTCTTGATTCATGATCCTATTACAAAACCGCTGTAAGAATGCAGTAAGTTCCCGTAAATCTTGGGAAAGAACTTCATGCATTTGAATGTCATTGTTTTTAATTGTCTTCTTTATGTTTTCTTCCAAGATTAGCATCAGGGTAGTTGGGGACTGGGTAGGTACCCTGTGAAAGTGTGAATAATATATTTTTATGTGGGTTGGGAGAGGAGTTATAAGTTGTGCCTCTAATCTATGCAATATTTAACGGTCACGTTATGAAAGCCTTAGTGTAGCTTTTCCTCTTGATGAGCTAGCTAAGCAGGATGATTTTGGGTTGTTGGATTTCCGAGTCGTCATATTCATATCCGGTTCTACTATTGCTTTCTTACTATATGCTTGATACTAAGGCTCAACATGTAAAAAAAGATTCCCCGAATATGAAAATGCAACCAATTGCTTTCAACTCTTAAACATATAACAATTTGAATAAAAGTGATTTTTATGCTTCATTTGTTCGGGTGTTTCTACGCGTAACTCATCGTAGATATCATGTTTTGCTGTTTTTGTCTGGAATTAGGCAGCTTAGGTGTTCCAAACACGCAAATGATATGCCAAAAGATTATCCACAAGAGTAATTATTGTATGCCATTCCCTCCACATGTCGTACAGGCTGGGAGTTGGGTAAAGGCGTGGAGGCCTTCTCATATGGTGGTGTCACAACGCTCAAATAAAGCTTCAACTCTGTCATCATCGGTTACAGAAAGTAAGTGATGCCATTTTTCTGTATTGCTTTTTGCTTCAGCTTTGCCATTCTGGTTAATGTTACTTCAGCTGGTTGCTGCTAAATCTTCCTTCCTGGTCTTGCTTTTTAATATAGCTTTACTTGATTCAGAAAGTAAGTGATGCCATTTCTCTACGATAGCATTACACCGGTGCTTCAAGGGAACCCACATGGGATACCTTCACAAAAAAAAATTCTAGGAAGTTTCGTGTACAGCCAAAGAGGCTTGAACTTAGTAGTGTGATGGTTTTACCTCGGAAGCTGCTCCCTTGTTTGCATACGGAAGGTGCTCATTGTCATTCACTCTTTCTAATGCTCATGTAGATGAGCCAGTGGCGACGGTGTTAGAGAAGGGTGAAGGGGAGAAGACGCGTCCTCGTCCTGCTAGCCAGCTCATTCCAAATTCAAACGAGGTATATGGTGATCATCGAGTTTTATCTAATCTGAACTTGGTCTTGCATTGGTCAATTGACCATTGAGAGTATTTTTCTCCCCCTTTCCTCTTTCTCATGAAACCTTGTGTATCGTACTCTCTTTTATTTCCCCCATTCGTCCTCGGTTTTCACAACATTGTTTATGAAGTTCAAGGCATAAATCTGATACTAGTTTTTCCTCTTCAGGTGATGTCTCTCCTATCAGATATATGTGATACAACATCCATTGCAGAATTTGAACTTAAAGTAAGTGAAATGACCCTCTTTTGTTTATACAATGTTTGTGACGTGAACGCTATTGTTTTCCTCCTCGTATTCTCCGGAATTGTCCCATTTCTAATTTTGACAAGTGTTTTTATCTAAATTGATTTTTTTACACCTATAATTAGGATCAATGTAACAAAAATTCCCTGTATTTTATATTATAAGCAGATTTTTCTGAGGCAAAGCTTCGACTTTAGATTTTATAAGAATTACTTAGGAGATATTTAATGAAACTTATACCCTACGATTCGAAAGAAAAATGCTTTCACAAGAGTATGAAGTCCATTTCATAATATTTGCTCCTGGTTTTAGAGATAGAGAGGAGTGTCGTGACGTGAAAAAGACTTCTAATCTGAAACAGGAGTATATCTTTTTGCCCTCCTTTTtaatttttatcaaatttattTTCTACCATACTTCTTCTCCTAAATATTTGTGTTGATTGTAAATGAAGCAATTCGAAAGTacaagagggagtatttgttaTATACAGTTGTCATTTTTCATTGATGTAATTGGTATCCCTTAACCAGCTTGATGGCTTTCATCTTCACGTGACGAGGGCCTTGTCTGGGGTTATTGACCCTCCATCACCACCTCCAGTCCCATCAGTTTCTACTTCTACCAATTCAAACACATATTCTAAAGAACCTGTTTTAAATGATCAAGTTTCTACCACATCACTCGCCATCACCAAAACCGGGCCTTTAGGGATTAAATCGAGAGCCTTGCTTGATAGAGCTGCAGATGAAGGATTGGTGGTAATTCAATCACCAAAGGTTAGCATCTTTTGGTATATTGCAATATTGCATCTTCTTTGATAAATTATACAAGTAGGAAATCTTAAGGGATAGGTGGATCCAGGTTGGATTTTTCAGAAGATGTCGAACTATTAAGGGGAAGCGTGCACCTCCAGCTTGCAAAGAGGTATGAACTACTAATTTTTTATCAAAATTAAATCTATTTATGATGTTTTTATGAATCTTAGTTGCTACCAGCTTCACTGGATGAGAAGCTTGCGAATTTATCTGTAAGTAGATTCTTTTTTGGGTTGGGTACATGATCGCTGCAGGTTTTGAATATATGGAGAATTTGACTGTTGTTTTACTACACTATATATGCTGctaatacggaataaaatgtgcTCTATATGCTAACCGAAAGCAGAAAG
The Silene latifolia isolate original U9 population chromosome 11, ASM4854445v1, whole genome shotgun sequence genome window above contains:
- the LOC141610825 gene encoding uncharacterized protein LOC141610825, which gives rise to MPACSLGVPNTQMICQKIIHKSNYCMPFPPHVVQAGSWVKAWRPSHMVVSQRSNKASTLSSSVTENEPVATVLEKGEGEKTRPRPASQLIPNSNEVMSLLSDICDTTSIAEFELKLDGFHLHVTRALSGVIDPPSPPPVPSVSTSTNSNTYSKEPVLNDQVSTTSLAITKTGPLGIKSRALLDRAADEGLVVIQSPKVGFFRRCRTIKGKRAPPACKEKQTVKEGQVICYIDQIGWEAPIESDVSGEVLKFLCEDGEPVGFGDPIIAILPSFPGIKKLPAES
- the LOC141610824 gene encoding polyadenylate-binding protein-interacting protein 3-like — its product is MNMKQTAQPRSSANGFGRHKFDPSSRVDNKFQTGKSNPNRVVGAGIPSINKDSGPESSSRDRLVYLTTCLIGHHVDVQVKNGSVYTGIFHATNADKNFGIILKMARLLKDVSFRGHKSGTDSVSKAPTKTLIIPAHELVQVIAKDVPITCDGLSSEPQGESQQDIMIDSYISQSRHVGAGRELERWVPDEDAPQRPELENIFDSPWTRKSWDQFKVNESLFGVRSTFNEELYTTKLEKGPRMRELEAEAKRIAREIEGEETQDLHLAEERGAYLPANIDIDEETKYSSVFRGFDDSGCADENEVLDSHDLETFGDSYGPGFVRSFADVASGKSGKALEGDRASSGSLSKEASEEFYRPISQLSNNSTYVAYGFEDESRAQENYVDDQGGNNVIKKTSNKDIQAAKSEDFQSPSDMSRDGSDKAAVGVSSITSTSSMTSTKVDEKASSSGLSEDNSSKLRVTEATDPRRRVDNTPLSTLEGGAVTSTASAPSLSPSSSVGSLSSEKSTLNPNAKEFRFNPNAKSFVPTQSPLRPVSPVNEPSFYYPTNVHTVPHMHGIPVGIGVGPSFAGQQPGFFNPQAAAMQSAQPYFPANAPQFGQPMLLGHPRQVMYMPGHPSEMPYRGREY